Within Haematobia irritans isolate KBUSLIRL chromosome 2, ASM5000362v1, whole genome shotgun sequence, the genomic segment ATGAGTCGAAAGTTGAACTCAGCACAGCGTAACTATACCGTCACTGAACGCGAATGTCTGGCAGCCATAGAAGCTATTAAGAAATTTAGGTGTTACATCGAGATGCAAGAATTCGAAATAGTCACGGATCATTCGGGTGAAATAAACACAATAGAGGAGAATGTTGGACCGGAAATAGATCttgattttcatttcattttgatagTGACTCTTATAATAATATCAAGAAAAAGATAAATGATAACCGGGCTCGATATCCTGATGTgaaaattattgacaaatatATTTACATGAGAACCGAACATTACTCGGGTAATGATATTCAGGAGGAATCTGCATGGAAATTATGGGTTCCTGAGCAACTTCAGAAAGATGTGATTGCTAGAACCCACGATTGTCCCATTTCCGCCCATGGTGGATCATACAAAACTCTCGAGCTGAACATTTTGTTGGCCAGGAATGCTGCGTGATATTAGGAAGTATGTGCAGGATTGTTCAGTGTGTAAAATGACAAAAGCTCCGAATTTTATTCTCAAGCCTCCTATGACTATTCCTTCCACTTCAGTACGTCCATTTCAAAAGTTATACGTAGATATCTTAGGACCATATCCTCGTAGCAAATCAGGATTTATAGGACTTCTGATAGTATTAGATCATTTTACACGGTACCATTGGTTATGCCCTCTACGAAAGTTTACCTCATCggcaatttaaattttcctggaACAGCAGATTTTTCACATATATGGTGTCCGTGAATTTGTAATTAGCGACAATGGTAGCCAATTTAGATCGCATGATTGTAACGCGTTTCTCACGAAGTATGGGGTGACACACACTTACACGGCATTGTATTCACCGCAATCCAATGCCTCCATAATCGCTGGGATCCGGGCCTACTTGAAACCGGACCATAAATTATGGGACCAAAAGTTGACTTTTATTAGGTGTGCATTGCGTAACGCGTATCATCAGACGCTGGGATGTTCACCATACTTCGCCATGTTTGGTTTGAACATGATTACCCATGGATCTTCCTACTCGTTATTGAGAAACTTGGGACAATTGGATGAGCCCATGGCCAAGATCGATCGCTCTGACCAGTTACAAAGCTTGCGACAGGAAATTAGAAAGCATCATCGTGAGGCATATGAACAAAATAGAGAGCAATGCAATCTCCGAGCTATACTTCCGAATTTTAGAATTggacaagaagtttttcgtagaaaCTTTGCTCAaagcaattttgagaaaagtttctattcaAAACTGGCCCCTATGTTCCTTAAAGCCCTAATTCGAGAGAAACTCGgcagtcattattttattttagaggaCATGAACGGACAAGTGGTGGGAACTTATCACGCCAAGGACATAAGGCCTTAAAtgtcttttttcaaaataattctgTTGTCCAAGGGACAAGAATCATGTAGTTTGCAATGGACATTTTTTGTCATATGAGGATCTACTGTTTTGTGTagtttggaattttaaattttaacgcATCTAGTCGATATCGTTTCATTCAGATACAAATGttttccaaagctatttaaagtccATTTTATTCTACATTCCGACACaaattcctcgataggaaatgaccgctgagcctctgttacaccacgagaacatggttcaaccgtctgatttccagtgaagtgtgtgtccaaaagtacctccaacgtctcctcactggacgttggtcaatttccctccgatgttttaatgaaacctggagcggtgttagtggatgctagtatcttccgtagtctggaagcctctgacgtattctcaatactgctacagtaatcatcccaagagttttgttgagaccttctcagttctcgtttatatgctctcagattcaccttgtaagtgtcccaatcctccggagctcttgtggactttgctttgttaatgagcttcctgcaggatttcctcatattacttaactccgtagtccaccatggcggccgatttttccccttggctttcctctagggcaagcagttttcagtgacatgttgaaggccttagtaatgcgctccactgcgtgttcgatatcttgcacagtgctcatatttgtctctggcatttccggtatcatcaaattgaacgattgccTATACctgttccagtcagctttcctaacatttggcggaaatatggtctttgaagtacgaacagccaatctgaaactgatgtagcgatgatctgagaagctattttccctcaaaacttgccacttagATATCTTATcagtcagttccggagaggtcaacgtgacgtccaaaacctcttgtctgttcctggtgacgaaggttggtgcatctcccttgttgcaaactaccatgtaagtacgcaaaataaactctattagcgactctccccttgcattagtatcactacttccccaaatactctgatgtgcatttgcatcgcatcccataatgagtttcgtctttgtttttagtgactcctcaactaaggtcttaacggcacagggtggcatctcccaatcatgtcccatgtagaccgaaaatatccaataattgcatttggatatctctagactgactacgacagtgtctgcattgctcaatgaaggaagcagaaacaagttctgttcttttttagcaattatacatgctcgatttatatcgttaccggtattatgcaaaagtttgaaacccggagtgcttaattcacagatcttgttcttatatatgtatggttcttgaataagaactatatctatgtctcctttcatcaggagaacttttaaggcagcacaagcggccttacaatggtgaagatttatctggaggaaccgtagaaccatccaaattttcaaccaccgtcgcatcagccgcttcaattgagtcatcaagggcttcctcttcacagatctcggtgactctctaaACAATCCGCggctcagctttggtgaggtttgagcctgtagaaacttcccgcatatgattttcgccatagtctgcaggttttatgtctccttcggcttcgctaggagattttttcactgctgactctaccggaggtttgtccgtttcggaatcctttggctgatcgcttttgtataccttcatatggatatcatgaaagccataacttacacgtccttgggtctgggctagatgtggcagcgactctatgtttaatataaacaccgcatgtcgtcttggtccatccacctcatccaaacgaccaaccttccaatcggcggttggaagatctgggttacattcttttagtctctctagtttattgactaactccaaagcggctccttcccaaacttcaccaattagcctcaatgcagctttaaacaaTCCATAGACTTCTGGTCCGCAAaatctattaacttatatcgtccttgataccatccagcatcttgccgtcgaggacttggtccgggaaactgttTTCgcccctctgagtagacaccagacatcgcgttctcaatttccccccatttttgccttggaatcatagcttccaatgctcctttattaataatagccatcacaaggctgtcgtttgcaactgaggcaaacgatctttgatcccgtttagaggatggcagctcatccggtgatcgttcgctttttccagcttcaagaattccttgagcccattttaaggaatcgctttgcttagccgacaacgtgcttgggtcgactgatcctaatttctttaggataaacaaagcatttcttcgttccttgaatctctttcgatagGGGTTGCCtcgaccgccagtcgacccgtctacaggtcgactaattgggcctggctcttggtcgctgcccaaatttataacttcagtcgttacccgtccactacgccctgaagttagcaacccagtggatgactttgaattccgctgcatggtggtttattatttccaccacacgtgaaattcgtaataagtacttattacgatgaaatactccgctattagaaaacacgtccgttcagttcgacggttgaataataagCCAACCTTAGCCGTAATATTGCCAAGAGTAAGTTCTGCGTAACACGCGTGAATTATCTTGGCTATATTATTGGAGAAGGTGGTATTACCACTGACCCGGATAAAGTCAGTGCCATCCAGCAAATGCCTGTTCCAAAGAACATTAAACAGGTTCAAGGATTTTTAGGTCTCGCTGGATGGTACCGACGATTTATCGCAAATTTTTATACTGTTGTGTTTGCCATAACTGAAGAGAAAGTTTGTCTGGACGGACGAAGCCCAGGCAgcctttgaaaaaattaaaatgcttCTCACTACAACATCTATTCTTGCTAatcccaattttgacaaaaaagttcTATGTGCATAGGGGCTGTGCTAGTTCAACTTGATGACAATGGCGAAGAGCGTTCCATCGCGTACATGAGTCGAAAGTTGAACTCAGCACAGCGTAACTATACCGTCACTGAACGCGAATGTCTGGCAGCCATAGAAGCTATTAAGAAATTTAGGTGTTACATCGAGATGCAAGAATTCGAAATAGTCACGGATCATTCGGGTGAAATAAACACAATAGAGGAGAATGTTGGACCGGAAATAGATCttgattttcatttcattttgatagTGACTCTTATAATAATATCAAGAAAAAGATAAATGATAACCGGGCTCGATATCCTGATGTgaaaattattgacaaatatATTTACATGAGAACCGAACATTACTCGGGTAATGATATTCAGGAGGAATCTGCATGGAAATTATGGGTTCCTGAGCAACTTCAGAAAGATGTGATTGCTAGAACCCACGATTGTCCCATTTCCGCCCATGGTGGATCATACAAAACTCTCGAGCTGAACATTTTGTTGGCCAGGAATGCTGCGTGATATTAGGAAGTATGTGCAGGATTGTTCAGTGTGTAAAATGACAAAAGCTCCGAATTTTATTCTCAAGCCTCCTATGACTATTCCTTCCACTTCAGTACGTCCATTTCAAAAGTTATACGTAGATATCTTAGGACCATATCCTCGTAGCAAATCAGGATTTATAGGACTTCTGATAGTATTAGATCATTTTACACGGTACCATTGGTTATGCCCTCTACGAAAGTTTACGTCATCGGCAATTGAAATTTTCCTGGAACAGCAGATTTTTCACATGTATGGTGTCCGTGAATTTGTAATTAGCGACAATGGTAGCCAATTTAGATCGCATGATTGTAACGCGTTTCTCACGAAGTATGGGGTGACACACACTTACACGGCATTGTATTCACCGCAATCCAATGCCTCCATAATCGCTGGGATCCGGGCCTACTTGAAACCGGACCATAAATTATGGGACCAAAAGTTGACTTTTATTAGTTGTGCATTGCGTAACGCGTATCATCAGACGCTGGGATGTTCACCATACTTCGCCATGTTTGGTTTGAACATGATTACCCATGGATCTTCCTACTCGTTATTGAGAAACTTGGGACAATTGGATGAGCCCATGGCCAAGATCGATCGCTCTGACCAGTTACAAAGCTTGCGACAGGAAATTAGAAAGCATCATCGTGAGGCATATGAACAAAATAGAGAGAAATGCAATCTCCGAGCTAGACTGCCGAATTTTAGAATTggacaagaagtttttcgttcAAAAGTTTCAATTCAAAACTGGCCCCTATGCTGCTTAAAGCCCGAATTCGAGAGAAACTCGgtagtcattattttattttagaggaCTTGAACGGACAAGTGGTGGGAACTTATCACGCCAAGGTAATAAGGCCTTAAATGtccttttttcaaaataattctgTTGTCCAAGggacaaaaattatttagtttgCAATGGACATTTTTTGTCATATGAGGATCTACTACTTTGT encodes:
- the LOC142224841 gene encoding uncharacterized protein LOC142224841, with the translated sequence MFGLNMITHGSSYSLLRNLGQLDEPMAKIDRSDQLQSLRQEIRKHHREAYEQNREQCNLRAILPNFRIGQEVFRRNFAQSNFEKSFYSKLAPMFLKALIREKLGSHYFILEDMNGQVVGTYHAKDIRP